In Corythoichthys intestinalis isolate RoL2023-P3 chromosome 4, ASM3026506v1, whole genome shotgun sequence, a genomic segment contains:
- the u2af2a gene encoding U2 small nuclear RNA auxiliary factor 2a isoform X3, protein MSDFDEFERQLSENKQAERDKENRHHRRSGSRSRSRDRKRRSRDRDRRSRDRRGDSKDRRHRRSSPSSYPKDNTASRSPHREKKKIKVKKYWDVPPPGFENISPMQYKAMQAAGQIPATALLPTMTPDGLAVTPTPVPVVGSQMTRQARRLYVGNIPFGITEESMMDFFNAQMRLGGLTQAPGNPVLAVQINQDKNFAFLEFRSVDETTQAMAFDGIIFQGQSLKIRRPHDYQPLPGMSENPSVYVPGLVVNTGVVSTVVPDSAHKLFIGGLPNYLNDDQVKELLTSFGPLKAFNLVKDSATGLSKGYAFCEYVDVNLNDQAIAGLNGMQLGDKKLLVQRASVGSKNATLTSINQTPVTLQVPGLNSTVTQMGGLPTEVLCLMNMVAPEELLDDEEYEEIVEDVRDECSKYGQVKSIEIPRPVDGLEVPGTGKIFVEFMSVFDSQKAMQGLTGRKFANRVVVTKYCDPDAYHRRDFW, encoded by the exons ATGTCGGACTTCGATGAATTTGAGCGGCAGCTATCCGAAAACAAGCAAG CCGAGCGGGACAAAGAGAACCGGCACCACCGCCGCTCTGGCTCCCGTAGCCGTAGCCGAGACCGGAAGAGGAGGAGCAGAGACAGGGACAGACGTAGCCGGGATCGCCGTGGCGACAGTAAGGATCGCAGACACAGACGCAG CTCACCATCGAGCTACCCAAAGGACAATACTGCAAG CCGTTCTCCGCACCGTGAGAAGAAGAAGATAAAGGTGAAGAAGTACTGGGATGTCCCGCCACCTGGTTTTGAAAACATCAGCCCCATGCAGTACAAAGCCATGCAAG CTGCCGGCCAGATCCCAGCAACAGCCCTCTTGCCCACCATGACTCCAGACGGCCTGGCTGTCACTCCCACCCCAGTGCCAGTCGTGGGCAGCCAGATGACCCGACAGGCTCGAAGGCTTTACGTGGGGAACATCCCCTTTGGGATCACTGAG GAGTCAATGATGGATTTCTTTAATGCTCAGATGCGTCTCGGTGGTCTCACTCAGGCACCGGGCAACCCGGTGCTTGCGGTGCAGATCAATCAAGATAAGAATTTTGCCTTCCTTGAG ttCCGCTCAGTGGATGAGACAACACAGGCAATGGCTTTTGATGGAATCATCTTTCAAGGCCAAAGCCTAAAAATTCGTCGTCCCCACGATTACCAGCCACTGCCGGGCATGAGCGAGAACCCCAGTGTCTATGTGCCTG GTCTTGTTGTCAACACAGGAGTGGTCTCCACAGTAGTGCCCGACTCGGCCCACAAACTCTTCATCGGCGGGCTGCCCAACTACCTAAATGACGACCAG GTGAAGGAGCTTTTGACGTCATTTGGCCCTCTGAAGGCCTTCAACCTGGTCAAGGACAGTGCTACAGGCCTGTCTAAAGGATATGCGTTCTGCGAATACGTTGACGTCAATCTAAATGACCAG GCGATTGCCGGGCTCAACGGTATGCAACTGGGAGACAAGAAACTCCTGGTACAGCGGGCCAGTGTGGGATCCAAGAACGCAACTCTG ACCAGTATAAACCAGACCCCCGTCACGCTGCAGGTGCCTGGCCTGAACAGCACAGTCACCCAAATGGGTGGCCTGCCCACCGAGGTGCTATGCCTGATGAACATGGTGGCGCCCGAAGAGTTGCTTGACGATGAAGAGTATGAGGAGATTGTGGAAGACGTCCGGGACGAGTGTAGCAAGTACGGCCAAGTCAAGAGCATCGAGATCCCGCGGCCCGTCGACGGCCTGGAAGTGCCCGGCACTGGCAAG ATCTTTGTGGAGTTCATGTCCGTTTTTGATTCCCAGAAAGCCATGCAGGGCTTAACAGGAAGGAAATTTGCCAACAGAGTAGTGGTGACCAAGTACTGCGACCCAGACGCGTATCATCGCCGGGACTTCTGGTAG
- the u2af2a gene encoding U2 small nuclear RNA auxiliary factor 2a isoform X4: MSDFDEFERQLSENKQAERDKENRHHRRSGSRSRSRDRKRRSRDRDRRSRDRRGDSKDRRHRRSSPSSYPKDNTASRSPHREKKKIKVKKYWDVPPPGFENISPMQYKAMQAAGQIPATALLPTMTPDGLAVTPTPVPVVGSQMTRQARRLYVGNIPFGITEESMMDFFNAQMRLGGLTQAPGNPVLAVQINQDKNFAFLEFRSVDETTQAMAFDGIIFQGQSLKIRRPHDYQPLPGMSENPSVYVPGVVSTVVPDSAHKLFIGGLPNYLNDDQVKELLTSFGPLKAFNLVKDSATGLSKGYAFCEYVDVNLNDQAIAGLNGMQLGDKKLLVQRASVGSKNATLTSINQTPVTLQVPGLNSTVTQMGGLPTEVLCLMNMVAPEELLDDEEYEEIVEDVRDECSKYGQVKSIEIPRPVDGLEVPGTGKIFVEFMSVFDSQKAMQGLTGRKFANRVVVTKYCDPDAYHRRDFW; the protein is encoded by the exons ATGTCGGACTTCGATGAATTTGAGCGGCAGCTATCCGAAAACAAGCAAG CCGAGCGGGACAAAGAGAACCGGCACCACCGCCGCTCTGGCTCCCGTAGCCGTAGCCGAGACCGGAAGAGGAGGAGCAGAGACAGGGACAGACGTAGCCGGGATCGCCGTGGCGACAGTAAGGATCGCAGACACAGACGCAG CTCACCATCGAGCTACCCAAAGGACAATACTGCAAG CCGTTCTCCGCACCGTGAGAAGAAGAAGATAAAGGTGAAGAAGTACTGGGATGTCCCGCCACCTGGTTTTGAAAACATCAGCCCCATGCAGTACAAAGCCATGCAAG CTGCCGGCCAGATCCCAGCAACAGCCCTCTTGCCCACCATGACTCCAGACGGCCTGGCTGTCACTCCCACCCCAGTGCCAGTCGTGGGCAGCCAGATGACCCGACAGGCTCGAAGGCTTTACGTGGGGAACATCCCCTTTGGGATCACTGAG GAGTCAATGATGGATTTCTTTAATGCTCAGATGCGTCTCGGTGGTCTCACTCAGGCACCGGGCAACCCGGTGCTTGCGGTGCAGATCAATCAAGATAAGAATTTTGCCTTCCTTGAG ttCCGCTCAGTGGATGAGACAACACAGGCAATGGCTTTTGATGGAATCATCTTTCAAGGCCAAAGCCTAAAAATTCGTCGTCCCCACGATTACCAGCCACTGCCGGGCATGAGCGAGAACCCCAGTGTCTATGTGCCTG GAGTGGTCTCCACAGTAGTGCCCGACTCGGCCCACAAACTCTTCATCGGCGGGCTGCCCAACTACCTAAATGACGACCAG GTGAAGGAGCTTTTGACGTCATTTGGCCCTCTGAAGGCCTTCAACCTGGTCAAGGACAGTGCTACAGGCCTGTCTAAAGGATATGCGTTCTGCGAATACGTTGACGTCAATCTAAATGACCAG GCGATTGCCGGGCTCAACGGTATGCAACTGGGAGACAAGAAACTCCTGGTACAGCGGGCCAGTGTGGGATCCAAGAACGCAACTCTG ACCAGTATAAACCAGACCCCCGTCACGCTGCAGGTGCCTGGCCTGAACAGCACAGTCACCCAAATGGGTGGCCTGCCCACCGAGGTGCTATGCCTGATGAACATGGTGGCGCCCGAAGAGTTGCTTGACGATGAAGAGTATGAGGAGATTGTGGAAGACGTCCGGGACGAGTGTAGCAAGTACGGCCAAGTCAAGAGCATCGAGATCCCGCGGCCCGTCGACGGCCTGGAAGTGCCCGGCACTGGCAAG ATCTTTGTGGAGTTCATGTCCGTTTTTGATTCCCAGAAAGCCATGCAGGGCTTAACAGGAAGGAAATTTGCCAACAGAGTAGTGGTGACCAAGTACTGCGACCCAGACGCGTATCATCGCCGGGACTTCTGGTAG
- the u2af2a gene encoding U2 small nuclear RNA auxiliary factor 2a isoform X6, with protein MSDFDEFERQLSENKQAERDKENRHHRRSGSRSRSRDRKRRSRDRDRRSRDRRGDSKDRRHRRSRSPHREKKKIKVKKYWDVPPPGFENISPMQYKAMQAAGQIPATALLPTMTPDGLAVTPTPVPVVGSQMTRQARRLYVGNIPFGITEESMMDFFNAQMRLGGLTQAPGNPVLAVQINQDKNFAFLEFRSVDETTQAMAFDGIIFQGQSLKIRRPHDYQPLPGMSENPSVYVPGVVSTVVPDSAHKLFIGGLPNYLNDDQVKELLTSFGPLKAFNLVKDSATGLSKGYAFCEYVDVNLNDQAIAGLNGMQLGDKKLLVQRASVGSKNATLTSINQTPVTLQVPGLNSTVTQMGGLPTEVLCLMNMVAPEELLDDEEYEEIVEDVRDECSKYGQVKSIEIPRPVDGLEVPGTGKIFVEFMSVFDSQKAMQGLTGRKFANRVVVTKYCDPDAYHRRDFW; from the exons ATGTCGGACTTCGATGAATTTGAGCGGCAGCTATCCGAAAACAAGCAAG CCGAGCGGGACAAAGAGAACCGGCACCACCGCCGCTCTGGCTCCCGTAGCCGTAGCCGAGACCGGAAGAGGAGGAGCAGAGACAGGGACAGACGTAGCCGGGATCGCCGTGGCGACAGTAAGGATCGCAGACACAGACGCAG CCGTTCTCCGCACCGTGAGAAGAAGAAGATAAAGGTGAAGAAGTACTGGGATGTCCCGCCACCTGGTTTTGAAAACATCAGCCCCATGCAGTACAAAGCCATGCAAG CTGCCGGCCAGATCCCAGCAACAGCCCTCTTGCCCACCATGACTCCAGACGGCCTGGCTGTCACTCCCACCCCAGTGCCAGTCGTGGGCAGCCAGATGACCCGACAGGCTCGAAGGCTTTACGTGGGGAACATCCCCTTTGGGATCACTGAG GAGTCAATGATGGATTTCTTTAATGCTCAGATGCGTCTCGGTGGTCTCACTCAGGCACCGGGCAACCCGGTGCTTGCGGTGCAGATCAATCAAGATAAGAATTTTGCCTTCCTTGAG ttCCGCTCAGTGGATGAGACAACACAGGCAATGGCTTTTGATGGAATCATCTTTCAAGGCCAAAGCCTAAAAATTCGTCGTCCCCACGATTACCAGCCACTGCCGGGCATGAGCGAGAACCCCAGTGTCTATGTGCCTG GAGTGGTCTCCACAGTAGTGCCCGACTCGGCCCACAAACTCTTCATCGGCGGGCTGCCCAACTACCTAAATGACGACCAG GTGAAGGAGCTTTTGACGTCATTTGGCCCTCTGAAGGCCTTCAACCTGGTCAAGGACAGTGCTACAGGCCTGTCTAAAGGATATGCGTTCTGCGAATACGTTGACGTCAATCTAAATGACCAG GCGATTGCCGGGCTCAACGGTATGCAACTGGGAGACAAGAAACTCCTGGTACAGCGGGCCAGTGTGGGATCCAAGAACGCAACTCTG ACCAGTATAAACCAGACCCCCGTCACGCTGCAGGTGCCTGGCCTGAACAGCACAGTCACCCAAATGGGTGGCCTGCCCACCGAGGTGCTATGCCTGATGAACATGGTGGCGCCCGAAGAGTTGCTTGACGATGAAGAGTATGAGGAGATTGTGGAAGACGTCCGGGACGAGTGTAGCAAGTACGGCCAAGTCAAGAGCATCGAGATCCCGCGGCCCGTCGACGGCCTGGAAGTGCCCGGCACTGGCAAG ATCTTTGTGGAGTTCATGTCCGTTTTTGATTCCCAGAAAGCCATGCAGGGCTTAACAGGAAGGAAATTTGCCAACAGAGTAGTGGTGACCAAGTACTGCGACCCAGACGCGTATCATCGCCGGGACTTCTGGTAG
- the u2af2a gene encoding U2 small nuclear RNA auxiliary factor 2a isoform X5: MSDFDEFERQLSENKQAERDKENRHHRRSGSRSRSRDRKRRSRDRDRRSRDRRGDSKDRRHRRSRSPHREKKKIKVKKYWDVPPPGFENISPMQYKAMQAAGQIPATALLPTMTPDGLAVTPTPVPVVGSQMTRQARRLYVGNIPFGITEESMMDFFNAQMRLGGLTQAPGNPVLAVQINQDKNFAFLEFRSVDETTQAMAFDGIIFQGQSLKIRRPHDYQPLPGMSENPSVYVPGTQTINGLVVNTGVVSTVVPDSAHKLFIGGLPNYLNDDQVKELLTSFGPLKAFNLVKDSATGLSKGYAFCEYVDVNLNDQAIAGLNGMQLGDKKLLVQRASVGSKNATLTSINQTPVTLQVPGLNSTVTQMGGLPTEVLCLMNMVAPEELLDDEEYEEIVEDVRDECSKYGQVKSIEIPRPVDGLEVPGTGKIFVEFMSVFDSQKAMQGLTGRKFANRVVVTKYCDPDAYHRRDFW; the protein is encoded by the exons ATGTCGGACTTCGATGAATTTGAGCGGCAGCTATCCGAAAACAAGCAAG CCGAGCGGGACAAAGAGAACCGGCACCACCGCCGCTCTGGCTCCCGTAGCCGTAGCCGAGACCGGAAGAGGAGGAGCAGAGACAGGGACAGACGTAGCCGGGATCGCCGTGGCGACAGTAAGGATCGCAGACACAGACGCAG CCGTTCTCCGCACCGTGAGAAGAAGAAGATAAAGGTGAAGAAGTACTGGGATGTCCCGCCACCTGGTTTTGAAAACATCAGCCCCATGCAGTACAAAGCCATGCAAG CTGCCGGCCAGATCCCAGCAACAGCCCTCTTGCCCACCATGACTCCAGACGGCCTGGCTGTCACTCCCACCCCAGTGCCAGTCGTGGGCAGCCAGATGACCCGACAGGCTCGAAGGCTTTACGTGGGGAACATCCCCTTTGGGATCACTGAG GAGTCAATGATGGATTTCTTTAATGCTCAGATGCGTCTCGGTGGTCTCACTCAGGCACCGGGCAACCCGGTGCTTGCGGTGCAGATCAATCAAGATAAGAATTTTGCCTTCCTTGAG ttCCGCTCAGTGGATGAGACAACACAGGCAATGGCTTTTGATGGAATCATCTTTCAAGGCCAAAGCCTAAAAATTCGTCGTCCCCACGATTACCAGCCACTGCCGGGCATGAGCGAGAACCCCAGTGTCTATGTGCCTGGTACACAGACAATTAATG GTCTTGTTGTCAACACAGGAGTGGTCTCCACAGTAGTGCCCGACTCGGCCCACAAACTCTTCATCGGCGGGCTGCCCAACTACCTAAATGACGACCAG GTGAAGGAGCTTTTGACGTCATTTGGCCCTCTGAAGGCCTTCAACCTGGTCAAGGACAGTGCTACAGGCCTGTCTAAAGGATATGCGTTCTGCGAATACGTTGACGTCAATCTAAATGACCAG GCGATTGCCGGGCTCAACGGTATGCAACTGGGAGACAAGAAACTCCTGGTACAGCGGGCCAGTGTGGGATCCAAGAACGCAACTCTG ACCAGTATAAACCAGACCCCCGTCACGCTGCAGGTGCCTGGCCTGAACAGCACAGTCACCCAAATGGGTGGCCTGCCCACCGAGGTGCTATGCCTGATGAACATGGTGGCGCCCGAAGAGTTGCTTGACGATGAAGAGTATGAGGAGATTGTGGAAGACGTCCGGGACGAGTGTAGCAAGTACGGCCAAGTCAAGAGCATCGAGATCCCGCGGCCCGTCGACGGCCTGGAAGTGCCCGGCACTGGCAAG ATCTTTGTGGAGTTCATGTCCGTTTTTGATTCCCAGAAAGCCATGCAGGGCTTAACAGGAAGGAAATTTGCCAACAGAGTAGTGGTGACCAAGTACTGCGACCCAGACGCGTATCATCGCCGGGACTTCTGGTAG
- the u2af2a gene encoding U2 small nuclear RNA auxiliary factor 2a isoform X1 — MSDFDEFERQLSENKQAERDKENRHHRRSGSRSRSRDRKRRSRDRDRRSRDRRGDSKDRRHRRSSPSSYPKDNTASRSPHREKKKIKVKKYWDVPPPGFENISPMQYKAMQAAGQIPATALLPTMTPDGLAVTPTPVPVVGSQMTRQARRLYVGNIPFGITEESMMDFFNAQMRLGGLTQAPGNPVLAVQINQDKNFAFLEFRSVDETTQAMAFDGIIFQGQSLKIRRPHDYQPLPGMSENPSVYVPGTQTINGLVVNTGVVSTVVPDSAHKLFIGGLPNYLNDDQVKELLTSFGPLKAFNLVKDSATGLSKGYAFCEYVDVNLNDQAIAGLNGMQLGDKKLLVQRASVGSKNATLTSINQTPVTLQVPGLNSTVTQMGGLPTEVLCLMNMVAPEELLDDEEYEEIVEDVRDECSKYGQVKSIEIPRPVDGLEVPGTGKIFVEFMSVFDSQKAMQGLTGRKFANRVVVTKYCDPDAYHRRDFW, encoded by the exons ATGTCGGACTTCGATGAATTTGAGCGGCAGCTATCCGAAAACAAGCAAG CCGAGCGGGACAAAGAGAACCGGCACCACCGCCGCTCTGGCTCCCGTAGCCGTAGCCGAGACCGGAAGAGGAGGAGCAGAGACAGGGACAGACGTAGCCGGGATCGCCGTGGCGACAGTAAGGATCGCAGACACAGACGCAG CTCACCATCGAGCTACCCAAAGGACAATACTGCAAG CCGTTCTCCGCACCGTGAGAAGAAGAAGATAAAGGTGAAGAAGTACTGGGATGTCCCGCCACCTGGTTTTGAAAACATCAGCCCCATGCAGTACAAAGCCATGCAAG CTGCCGGCCAGATCCCAGCAACAGCCCTCTTGCCCACCATGACTCCAGACGGCCTGGCTGTCACTCCCACCCCAGTGCCAGTCGTGGGCAGCCAGATGACCCGACAGGCTCGAAGGCTTTACGTGGGGAACATCCCCTTTGGGATCACTGAG GAGTCAATGATGGATTTCTTTAATGCTCAGATGCGTCTCGGTGGTCTCACTCAGGCACCGGGCAACCCGGTGCTTGCGGTGCAGATCAATCAAGATAAGAATTTTGCCTTCCTTGAG ttCCGCTCAGTGGATGAGACAACACAGGCAATGGCTTTTGATGGAATCATCTTTCAAGGCCAAAGCCTAAAAATTCGTCGTCCCCACGATTACCAGCCACTGCCGGGCATGAGCGAGAACCCCAGTGTCTATGTGCCTGGTACACAGACAATTAATG GTCTTGTTGTCAACACAGGAGTGGTCTCCACAGTAGTGCCCGACTCGGCCCACAAACTCTTCATCGGCGGGCTGCCCAACTACCTAAATGACGACCAG GTGAAGGAGCTTTTGACGTCATTTGGCCCTCTGAAGGCCTTCAACCTGGTCAAGGACAGTGCTACAGGCCTGTCTAAAGGATATGCGTTCTGCGAATACGTTGACGTCAATCTAAATGACCAG GCGATTGCCGGGCTCAACGGTATGCAACTGGGAGACAAGAAACTCCTGGTACAGCGGGCCAGTGTGGGATCCAAGAACGCAACTCTG ACCAGTATAAACCAGACCCCCGTCACGCTGCAGGTGCCTGGCCTGAACAGCACAGTCACCCAAATGGGTGGCCTGCCCACCGAGGTGCTATGCCTGATGAACATGGTGGCGCCCGAAGAGTTGCTTGACGATGAAGAGTATGAGGAGATTGTGGAAGACGTCCGGGACGAGTGTAGCAAGTACGGCCAAGTCAAGAGCATCGAGATCCCGCGGCCCGTCGACGGCCTGGAAGTGCCCGGCACTGGCAAG ATCTTTGTGGAGTTCATGTCCGTTTTTGATTCCCAGAAAGCCATGCAGGGCTTAACAGGAAGGAAATTTGCCAACAGAGTAGTGGTGACCAAGTACTGCGACCCAGACGCGTATCATCGCCGGGACTTCTGGTAG
- the u2af2a gene encoding U2 small nuclear RNA auxiliary factor 2a isoform X2 — MSDFDEFERQLSENKQAERDKENRHHRRSGSRSRSRDRKRRSRDRDRRSRDRRGDSKDRRHRRSSPSSYPKDNTASRSPHREKKKIKVKKYWDVPPPGFENISPMQYKAMQAAGQIPATALLPTMTPDGLAVTPTPVPVVGSQMTRQARRLYVGNIPFGITEESMMDFFNAQMRLGGLTQAPGNPVLAVQINQDKNFAFLEFRSVDETTQAMAFDGIIFQGQSLKIRRPHDYQPLPGMSENPSVYVPGTQTINGVVSTVVPDSAHKLFIGGLPNYLNDDQVKELLTSFGPLKAFNLVKDSATGLSKGYAFCEYVDVNLNDQAIAGLNGMQLGDKKLLVQRASVGSKNATLTSINQTPVTLQVPGLNSTVTQMGGLPTEVLCLMNMVAPEELLDDEEYEEIVEDVRDECSKYGQVKSIEIPRPVDGLEVPGTGKIFVEFMSVFDSQKAMQGLTGRKFANRVVVTKYCDPDAYHRRDFW; from the exons ATGTCGGACTTCGATGAATTTGAGCGGCAGCTATCCGAAAACAAGCAAG CCGAGCGGGACAAAGAGAACCGGCACCACCGCCGCTCTGGCTCCCGTAGCCGTAGCCGAGACCGGAAGAGGAGGAGCAGAGACAGGGACAGACGTAGCCGGGATCGCCGTGGCGACAGTAAGGATCGCAGACACAGACGCAG CTCACCATCGAGCTACCCAAAGGACAATACTGCAAG CCGTTCTCCGCACCGTGAGAAGAAGAAGATAAAGGTGAAGAAGTACTGGGATGTCCCGCCACCTGGTTTTGAAAACATCAGCCCCATGCAGTACAAAGCCATGCAAG CTGCCGGCCAGATCCCAGCAACAGCCCTCTTGCCCACCATGACTCCAGACGGCCTGGCTGTCACTCCCACCCCAGTGCCAGTCGTGGGCAGCCAGATGACCCGACAGGCTCGAAGGCTTTACGTGGGGAACATCCCCTTTGGGATCACTGAG GAGTCAATGATGGATTTCTTTAATGCTCAGATGCGTCTCGGTGGTCTCACTCAGGCACCGGGCAACCCGGTGCTTGCGGTGCAGATCAATCAAGATAAGAATTTTGCCTTCCTTGAG ttCCGCTCAGTGGATGAGACAACACAGGCAATGGCTTTTGATGGAATCATCTTTCAAGGCCAAAGCCTAAAAATTCGTCGTCCCCACGATTACCAGCCACTGCCGGGCATGAGCGAGAACCCCAGTGTCTATGTGCCTGGTACACAGACAATTAATG GAGTGGTCTCCACAGTAGTGCCCGACTCGGCCCACAAACTCTTCATCGGCGGGCTGCCCAACTACCTAAATGACGACCAG GTGAAGGAGCTTTTGACGTCATTTGGCCCTCTGAAGGCCTTCAACCTGGTCAAGGACAGTGCTACAGGCCTGTCTAAAGGATATGCGTTCTGCGAATACGTTGACGTCAATCTAAATGACCAG GCGATTGCCGGGCTCAACGGTATGCAACTGGGAGACAAGAAACTCCTGGTACAGCGGGCCAGTGTGGGATCCAAGAACGCAACTCTG ACCAGTATAAACCAGACCCCCGTCACGCTGCAGGTGCCTGGCCTGAACAGCACAGTCACCCAAATGGGTGGCCTGCCCACCGAGGTGCTATGCCTGATGAACATGGTGGCGCCCGAAGAGTTGCTTGACGATGAAGAGTATGAGGAGATTGTGGAAGACGTCCGGGACGAGTGTAGCAAGTACGGCCAAGTCAAGAGCATCGAGATCCCGCGGCCCGTCGACGGCCTGGAAGTGCCCGGCACTGGCAAG ATCTTTGTGGAGTTCATGTCCGTTTTTGATTCCCAGAAAGCCATGCAGGGCTTAACAGGAAGGAAATTTGCCAACAGAGTAGTGGTGACCAAGTACTGCGACCCAGACGCGTATCATCGCCGGGACTTCTGGTAG